In Dermacentor andersoni chromosome 4, qqDerAnde1_hic_scaffold, whole genome shotgun sequence, the following proteins share a genomic window:
- the LOC126537582 gene encoding uncharacterized protein, which yields MPFHCYLCPQSFSRMSALKDHLCTHTGEKPFQCPSCRQSFSQKIHLNRHLRTHTGERPFQCALCPLSFSRKDTLNSHLRTHTGEKPFQCPSCPQSFSQKRTLNHHLRTHTGENPFQCPSCLQSFSQKSDLNRHLHTHTSENPFRCPLCLQSFSQKSDLNQHLHTHASEKPFQCPLCSQRLSQKSELNQHLRTHTGEKPFQCPWCPQSFSHKSTLNQHLRRHTGEKPFQCPSCPQRFSHKCTLNRHLQTHTGEKPFKCPLCPQRFSQNYLNRHLRTHTGEKPFQCPSCPQRFLQKSGLKQHLRTHTGEKPFQCPSCPQRFSCKRVLNRHLHAHTGEAVSVPFMPSKLLTRVDMEGSPAVPLM from the coding sequence atgcCATTTCATTGCTATttatgccctcagagcttctcacgaatGAGTGCTCTCAAGGACCACTtgtgcacccacacaggtgagaagccatttcagtgcccttcatgccgtCAAAGTTTCTCACAAAAGATTCATCTGAACCGGCacttgcgcacccacacaggcgagaggccGTTTCAGTGCGCTTTGTGTCCTCTAAGCTTCTCACGAAAGGATACTCTGAACTCGcatctgcgcacccacacaggcgagaagccatttcagtgcccttcatgccctcagagcttctcacaaaagcgTACTCTGAACcaccacctgcgcacccacacaggcgagaatccatttcaatgcccttcatgccttcagagcttctcacaGAAGAGTGATCTGAACCGacacctgcacacccacacaAGCGAGAATCCATTTCGATGCCCTTTATGCCTGCAGAGCTTCTCACAGAAGAGTGATCTGAACCAACACCTGCACACCCACGCAAGcgaaaagccatttcagtgccctttgtGCTCTCAGAGATTATCACAGAAGAGTGAGCTGAACCAGCACCTGCGCacgcacacaggcgagaagccatttcaatgcccttggtgccctcagagcttctcacataAGAGTACTCTGAACCAACACCTACGCcgccacacaggcgagaagccatttcagtgcccttcatgccctcagagGTTCTCACATAAGTGTACTCTGAACCGACACCTACAAACCCACACCGGAGAGAAACCATTTAAGTGCCCTTTATGCCCTCAGAGATTTTCACAGAATTATCTGAACCggcacctgcgcacccacacaggcgagaagccatttcaatgcccttcgtgCCCTCAGAGATTCTTACAAAAGAGTGGTCTGAAACAACACctacgcacccacacaggcgagaagccatttcaatgcccttcgtgCCCTCAGAGATTCTCATGTAAGCGTGTTCTGAACCGACACCTGCATGCCCACACAGGAGAAGCCGTTTCAGTGCCCTTTATGCCCTCAAAGCTTCTCACACGAGTCGATATGGAAGGTTCACCTGCAGTTCCACTAATGTGA